From Solidesulfovibrio carbinoliphilus subsp. oakridgensis, the proteins below share one genomic window:
- a CDS encoding ribonuclease H-like domain-containing protein, producing the protein MLKHTFVHLPGLGPTTERRLWAAGILTWDDFLDAKTPPFGSVKAPMWRQELELSKERLAAGDADWFGERLSPAEAWRLFFEFRDGLACVDIETDGTPQNEVTAVSLYDGHNTVRTYAHGQNLHDFATDILESKVLVTFNGRCFDAPVLRSHLRAVLPKAHIDLRNVLTAIGVKGGLKKCEERYGVDRGGLTGADGYFAVILWREYTRSGDPALLETLLAYNAADVLALPVLLAHAINELLEQTPFAARYALPIPRPGDNPHAPDPRVLRKLAWAFSRK; encoded by the coding sequence GTGCTCAAACATACTTTCGTGCATCTGCCCGGCCTTGGCCCCACCACCGAACGCCGCCTCTGGGCGGCCGGCATCCTCACCTGGGACGACTTCCTGGACGCAAAGACGCCGCCCTTCGGTTCCGTCAAGGCTCCCATGTGGCGGCAGGAGCTGGAGCTTTCCAAGGAGCGGCTGGCTGCCGGCGACGCCGACTGGTTCGGCGAACGCCTGTCCCCGGCCGAGGCCTGGCGGCTTTTTTTCGAGTTCCGCGACGGCTTGGCCTGCGTGGACATCGAAACCGACGGCACCCCGCAAAACGAGGTCACGGCCGTGTCCCTCTACGACGGCCACAATACCGTGCGCACCTACGCCCACGGCCAAAACCTCCACGACTTCGCCACCGACATCCTGGAGAGCAAGGTGCTGGTCACCTTCAACGGCCGCTGCTTCGACGCGCCGGTCCTGCGGTCCCACCTGCGCGCCGTGCTGCCCAAGGCCCACATCGACCTGCGAAACGTCCTGACCGCCATCGGCGTCAAGGGCGGGCTCAAGAAGTGTGAGGAACGCTACGGCGTGGACCGTGGCGGCCTGACCGGGGCCGACGGCTATTTCGCCGTGATCCTGTGGCGGGAATACACCCGAAGCGGCGATCCGGCCCTGCTCGAAACGCTCTTGGCCTACAACGCCGCCGACGTCCTGGCCCTGCCCGTGCTCCTGGCCCACGCCATAAACGAGCTCTTGGAGCAGACGCCCTTCGCCGCCCGCTACGCCCTGCCCATTCCCCGTCCCGGCGACAATCCCCACGCCCCGGACCCGCGCGTGCTGCGAAAGCTGGCCTGGGCCTTTTCGCGCAAATAG
- the hslV gene encoding ATP-dependent protease subunit HslV has translation MELRGTTILAVKTDTGVAMAGDGQVTLGQSVAMKHGARKVRRIYKDKVVIGFAGATADAFTLFERFEAKLEEFGGNLVRASVELAKDWRKDKYLRRLEAMLLVADAGNILLLSGNGDVIEPDDGVAAIGSGGPYALAAARALVRHTGLSGREIVERAMAIAAEICVFTNDRIVVETVERPADGL, from the coding sequence ATGGAATTACGTGGAACGACCATATTGGCCGTGAAGACGGACACGGGCGTGGCCATGGCCGGCGACGGCCAGGTGACGCTTGGCCAGTCCGTGGCCATGAAGCACGGCGCGCGCAAGGTGCGCCGCATCTACAAGGACAAGGTGGTCATCGGCTTTGCCGGGGCCACGGCCGACGCCTTCACCCTTTTTGAGCGGTTCGAGGCCAAGCTGGAGGAATTCGGCGGCAACCTGGTGCGGGCCAGCGTGGAGCTGGCCAAGGACTGGCGCAAGGACAAGTACCTGCGCCGCCTGGAAGCCATGCTCCTCGTGGCCGATGCCGGCAATATCCTGCTCCTCTCCGGCAACGGCGACGTGATCGAGCCCGACGACGGCGTGGCGGCCATCGGGTCCGGCGGCCCCTACGCCCTGGCCGCCGCCCGGGCCCTGGTGCGCCACACGGGCCTTTCCGGCCGGGAGATCGTGGAGCGGGCCATGGCCATTGCCGCCGAAATCTGCGTCTTCACCAACGACCGCATCGTGGTCGAGACCGTGGAGCGCCCGGCCGACGGCCTGTAA
- a CDS encoding sigma 54-interacting transcriptional regulator, translated as MSTPAPGLLEALGQSDAFLAFMEQVAAAARVNRPALLVGERGTGKELAATRLHFHSPRWEAPLVTVNLAALPRTLLEAELFGHEAGAFTGAARRRPGRFEAADGGTLFLDELQAAPRAVQEKLLRVLEYGTFERLGASDTLQVDVRVVAAVNVDPRELIRRGRLLPDLLDRLAFAVLPVPPLRHRHGDIPYLAARFAARFAAELGRDLPPSFAPAALATLAAHAWPGNIRELKNVVERAVFETPGPQITHVTLDPFAHPFAPATPLAITPAPPLSGGPGGMIPPGGEVQERQRLSWPPEASSSSSPSSLLPWSQATAAFETDLLGRALARSGGNQRRAAEVLGLTYHQFRGLYRKYAPALAARPGHP; from the coding sequence ATGTCCACTCCCGCCCCGGGCCTCCTGGAGGCCCTTGGACAGTCCGACGCCTTCCTGGCCTTCATGGAACAGGTCGCGGCCGCCGCCCGGGTCAACCGGCCCGCGCTCCTGGTCGGCGAGCGCGGCACCGGCAAGGAGCTGGCCGCAACCAGGCTCCATTTCCACTCCCCGCGCTGGGAAGCCCCCCTGGTCACGGTCAATCTGGCCGCCCTGCCGCGCACGCTCCTCGAGGCCGAGCTCTTCGGCCACGAGGCCGGGGCCTTCACCGGCGCGGCCCGCCGCCGGCCGGGCCGGTTCGAGGCGGCCGACGGGGGCACGCTTTTCCTGGACGAACTGCAGGCCGCGCCCCGGGCGGTCCAGGAGAAGCTCCTGCGCGTCCTCGAATACGGCACCTTCGAGCGGCTCGGCGCCAGCGACACCCTGCAAGTCGACGTGCGGGTCGTCGCGGCGGTCAACGTCGATCCGCGCGAGCTTATCCGGCGCGGCCGCCTGCTCCCGGACCTCCTCGACCGGCTGGCCTTTGCCGTGCTCCCGGTGCCGCCCCTGCGCCACCGCCACGGCGACATCCCGTACTTGGCCGCGCGGTTCGCCGCCCGGTTCGCGGCCGAACTCGGCCGGGACCTGCCCCCGTCCTTCGCCCCGGCCGCCCTGGCCACGCTTGCCGCCCACGCCTGGCCGGGCAACATCCGGGAACTGAAAAACGTGGTCGAGCGGGCCGTCTTCGAAACGCCCGGCCCCCAGATCACCCACGTCACCCTCGACCCCTTCGCCCACCCCTTCGCCCCCGCCACCCCGCTGGCCATAACTCCCGCCCCTCCCCTTTCGGGGGGTCCGGGGGGGATGATCCCCCCCGGCGGAGAGGTCCAGGAGAGGCAGCGCCTCTCCTGGCCGCCGGAGGCATCTTCCTCTTCATCACCATCCTCTCTTCTCCCCTGGTCCCAGGCGACCGCCGCCTTCGAGACCGACCTCCTGGGCCGGGCCTTGGCCCGAAGCGGCGGCAACCAGCGGCGGGCGGCCGAGGTCTTGGGGCTCACCTACCACCAGTTCCGGGGGCTCTACCGCAAATACGCGCCCGCCCTGGCCGCACGGCCCGGGCACCCTTGA
- a CDS encoding M16 family metallopeptidase encodes MPQHTPTDSSCRITRLPNGVRVVTEAMPLVKTASLGVWIEAGSRHEGPGQEGMAHLWEHMAFKGTTHRDALAIAKELDILGGLANAFTSREATCFHIRVMDAHFDRAFDIVSDIALNPALDPEELGREQAVILQEISMVEETPEDKVHEDFWAAAWKNPAIAHPITGTPESVTAATPKTLLDWRHAHYRPEAIVVVAAGAVSHEALLALAEATFGRLPAAPAPAKAPAGPYTPPRLAVRRESEQNHVILAFPSVANTSPDRFAHTLLATLLGGNMSSRLFQEVREKRGLAYSIYASLNGLSDTGLFEIQAAVEPERTEELLAVVRAELAAVAGGAVTAEELDHTREHLKGLLYLGAESTENRMMRLARNILLFDRHIPIEETAAELDKVTLSDLAAIARAAFTPELTGLCILGPTAAIP; translated from the coding sequence ATGCCGCAACATACCCCTACCGACAGTTCGTGCCGGATAACCCGCCTGCCAAACGGCGTGCGCGTGGTCACGGAAGCAATGCCCCTGGTCAAGACCGCCAGCCTCGGCGTGTGGATCGAGGCCGGTTCGCGCCACGAAGGGCCCGGCCAGGAGGGCATGGCCCACCTGTGGGAGCACATGGCCTTTAAGGGCACGACCCACCGCGACGCCCTGGCCATCGCCAAGGAGCTCGACATCCTCGGCGGCCTGGCCAACGCCTTCACCTCCCGCGAGGCCACCTGCTTCCATATCCGGGTCATGGACGCCCACTTCGACCGGGCCTTTGACATCGTCAGCGACATCGCCCTCAACCCGGCCCTCGACCCCGAAGAGCTCGGCCGCGAACAGGCCGTCATCCTGCAGGAAATTTCCATGGTGGAGGAGACGCCGGAAGACAAGGTCCACGAGGACTTCTGGGCCGCGGCCTGGAAGAATCCGGCCATCGCCCACCCCATCACCGGCACGCCGGAATCGGTCACGGCCGCGACCCCAAAGACCCTGCTCGACTGGCGCCATGCCCACTACCGGCCGGAGGCCATCGTGGTGGTCGCCGCCGGGGCCGTGTCCCACGAGGCGCTCCTGGCCCTGGCCGAAGCAACGTTCGGGCGCCTGCCCGCCGCGCCGGCCCCGGCCAAGGCTCCGGCCGGCCCCTACACGCCGCCGCGTCTGGCTGTTCGCCGCGAGAGCGAGCAGAACCACGTGATCCTGGCCTTCCCGTCCGTGGCCAACACCAGCCCGGACCGCTTCGCCCACACCCTTTTGGCCACGCTCCTTGGCGGCAACATGTCCTCGCGCCTCTTCCAGGAAGTCCGCGAGAAACGGGGCCTGGCCTATTCGATTTACGCCAGCCTAAACGGCCTGTCCGATACCGGCCTGTTCGAGATCCAGGCCGCCGTGGAGCCGGAGCGCACCGAGGAACTCCTCGCCGTGGTCCGGGCCGAGCTGGCCGCCGTGGCCGGCGGCGCGGTCACGGCCGAGGAGCTCGACCACACCCGCGAACACCTGAAGGGGCTTCTGTACCTCGGCGCGGAATCGACCGAAAACCGCATGATGCGCCTGGCCCGCAACATCCTCCTTTTCGACCGCCACATCCCCATCGAGGAGACCGCGGCCGAACTCGACAAGGTGACACTGTCCGATCTGGCCGCCATCGCCCGCGCGGCCTTCACCCCGGAACTGACGGGCCTTTGCATCCTCGGCCCGACGGCCGCGATTCCATAA
- a CDS encoding PspA/IM30 family protein, giving the protein MGIFSRFRDIIHSNINTMLDRAEDPEKLIRLMIQEMEETLVELKADCARAMAQAATSGRELAAVRDRAARWGEKAELAVDKGREDLAREALLEKRGLDARAEALGAEQAAMEGMIAACREDIARLDEKLASAKERQRTLLHRHIRATGKKRVREDISKADSTEAMLRFEQFESRIERLEAEAELAGSATGVRRAPEGESLEARFDRLAADEDVERELARIKAKRQA; this is encoded by the coding sequence ATGGGAATTTTCAGCCGCTTCAGGGACATCATTCATTCAAACATCAACACCATGCTCGACCGGGCCGAAGATCCGGAAAAGCTCATCCGCCTCATGATCCAGGAGATGGAGGAGACGCTGGTCGAACTGAAGGCCGACTGCGCCCGGGCCATGGCCCAGGCCGCCACGTCCGGCCGGGAGCTGGCCGCCGTCCGGGACCGGGCCGCCCGGTGGGGCGAAAAGGCCGAGCTGGCCGTGGACAAGGGCCGCGAGGACCTGGCCCGGGAGGCACTGCTCGAAAAGCGCGGCCTCGACGCCCGGGCCGAGGCCCTCGGCGCAGAGCAGGCGGCCATGGAAGGCATGATCGCCGCCTGCCGCGAGGACATCGCCCGGCTGGACGAAAAGCTGGCCTCGGCCAAGGAGCGCCAGCGGACGCTGCTGCACCGCCACATCCGGGCCACCGGCAAGAAGCGGGTGCGCGAGGATATCTCCAAGGCCGATTCGACCGAGGCCATGCTCCGCTTCGAGCAATTCGAGAGCCGCATCGAGCGCCTGGAAGCCGAGGCCGAACTGGCCGGGTCGGCGACCGGGGTGAGGCGTGCGCCCGAAGGTGAGAGCCTGGAGGCCCGCTTCGACCGCCTAGCCGCCGACGAGGACGTGGAACGCGAGCTGGCCCGGATCAAGGCCAAGCGCCAGGCCTGA
- a CDS encoding O-acetyl-ADP-ribose deacetylase: MSETVSYAIGSGVLRLIAGDITTDDGDAIVNAANSALAGGGGVDGAIHRAAGPKLLAACRDIIARIGRLPAGGAVITPGFDLPARHVIHTVGPIWRGGNDGEAEALRSAYAQSLARAAEANLTTVSFPAISTGAYGYPLDQAARIALETLGQGLESGPVREIRVYLHGKNAFDLWRSVAEALFS; the protein is encoded by the coding sequence ATGAGCGAAACCGTTTCCTACGCCATCGGCTCGGGCGTCCTGCGCCTCATCGCCGGCGACATCACCACCGACGACGGCGACGCCATCGTCAACGCCGCCAACTCCGCCCTGGCCGGCGGCGGCGGCGTGGACGGGGCCATCCACCGGGCCGCAGGACCCAAGCTCCTCGCCGCCTGCCGGGACATCATCGCCCGCATCGGCCGCCTGCCGGCCGGCGGGGCCGTCATCACCCCCGGCTTCGACCTGCCCGCCCGACACGTCATCCATACCGTCGGCCCCATCTGGCGCGGCGGCAACGACGGCGAGGCCGAGGCCCTGCGCTCGGCCTACGCGCAGTCCCTGGCCCGGGCGGCCGAGGCCAATCTCACCACCGTCTCCTTCCCGGCCATCTCCACCGGCGCCTACGGCTATCCCCTGGACCAGGCCGCCCGCATCGCCTTGGAGACCCTGGGCCAAGGCCTTGAAAGCGGCCCGGTCCGGGAGATCCGCGTCTACCTCCACGGGAAAAACGCCTTCGACCTCTGGCGTTCCGTGGCGGAAGCACTATTTAGCTGA
- the argB gene encoding acetylglutamate kinase — translation MDREHAKARLLLEALPYIRQFFGKTVVIKYGGHAMVDEELQKSFALNVILLKYIGINPVIVHGGGPQIGRMLKQLNITSEFRQGLRVTDDATMDVVEMVLVGKVNKNIVNLINLNGGTAVGLSGKDGRLITARKLEMVLEKGDAPPEIIDLGKVGEVTGINTSLITTLLAQGFIPVIAPVGVDEAGETYNINADTVAGAMAAALGAKRLVLLTDVPGVLDKERTLISSLDIKEASEAMQNGILTGGMIPKVTCCMEAVDAGVEKAHILDGRVENCIILEFFTNSGIGTEIVCKRCTA, via the coding sequence ATGGATCGGGAACACGCCAAGGCGCGGCTGCTGCTGGAGGCCCTGCCCTACATTCGCCAGTTTTTCGGCAAGACGGTGGTCATCAAATACGGCGGCCACGCCATGGTCGACGAGGAACTGCAAAAAAGTTTCGCCCTGAACGTCATCCTGCTCAAATATATCGGCATCAATCCCGTCATCGTCCACGGCGGCGGGCCGCAGATCGGCCGGATGCTCAAGCAGCTCAACATCACAAGTGAGTTCCGCCAGGGCCTTCGCGTCACCGACGACGCCACCATGGATGTGGTCGAGATGGTCCTCGTCGGCAAGGTGAATAAGAACATCGTCAACCTGATCAACTTAAACGGCGGCACGGCCGTCGGCCTCTCCGGCAAGGACGGCCGGCTGATTACCGCCAGAAAGCTCGAAATGGTGCTGGAAAAAGGCGACGCCCCGCCGGAAATCATCGACCTCGGCAAGGTCGGCGAAGTGACCGGCATCAACACCTCGCTCATTACCACGCTCCTCGCCCAAGGATTTATTCCCGTCATCGCGCCCGTCGGCGTGGACGAGGCCGGCGAGACCTACAACATCAACGCCGACACCGTGGCCGGCGCCATGGCCGCGGCGCTCGGGGCCAAGCGCCTCGTGCTCCTGACCGACGTGCCCGGCGTCCTCGACAAGGAACGGACCCTCATCTCGTCCCTGGACATCAAGGAGGCTTCCGAAGCCATGCAAAACGGCATCCTGACCGGCGGCATGATCCCCAAGGTCACCTGCTGCATGGAAGCCGTGGACGCGGGTGTGGAAAAAGCCCACATCCTCGACGGCCGGGTCGAGAACTGCATCATCCTGGAGTTTTTCACCAACTCCGGCATCGGCACCGAGATCGTCTGCAAGCGCTGCACGGCGTAG
- the hslU gene encoding ATP-dependent protease ATPase subunit HslU translates to MHASMTPREIVSQLDKYVIGQNDAKRMVAIAMRNRWRRQQIEPGLRDEIAPKNIIMIGPTGVGKTEIARRLAKLAGSPFFKVEATKFTEVGYVGRDVESMVRDLMEIGVNLVRKEELDRVAAKAEKAAEERLLDLLLPESQRAGANPIPMPAALEAPAPAAEPSDANLSTREKLRKLWREGRLDDRLVPVEVSVPAPQVEMMSMPGMEEMGSQFKDMFSKMFPQRKKTRNMRVRDAYEVLLQEESDRLVDMDKVSETAKERVEQTGIIFIDEIDKICGNKSGGSGPDVSREGVQRDLLPVVEGCVVNTKHGMVKTDHILFIAAGAFHFSKPSDLVPELQGRFPLRVELRALTAEDFYRILTEPQNALTVQYRALLGTEGVDLTFTDEALREVADFARKVNEETENIGARRLYTIMEKILSDLSFEASDQSGQAVVVDPAYVRDKLKDVAEDRDLSRYIL, encoded by the coding sequence ATGCACGCCAGTATGACGCCGCGTGAAATCGTTTCCCAGCTCGACAAGTACGTCATCGGCCAGAACGACGCCAAGCGGATGGTGGCCATCGCCATGCGCAACCGCTGGCGCCGCCAGCAGATCGAACCGGGGCTCCGGGACGAGATCGCGCCGAAAAACATCATCATGATCGGCCCCACCGGCGTCGGCAAGACCGAGATCGCCAGACGCCTGGCCAAGCTGGCCGGATCGCCCTTTTTCAAGGTCGAGGCCACCAAGTTCACCGAGGTCGGCTACGTCGGCCGCGACGTCGAATCCATGGTCCGCGACCTGATGGAGATCGGGGTCAACCTCGTGCGCAAGGAGGAACTCGACCGGGTGGCGGCCAAGGCCGAGAAGGCGGCCGAGGAGCGCCTGCTCGATCTGCTCCTGCCCGAGTCTCAGCGGGCCGGGGCCAATCCCATCCCCATGCCGGCCGCCCTGGAAGCGCCGGCCCCTGCGGCCGAACCGTCCGACGCCAACCTCTCCACCCGCGAAAAGCTCAGAAAGCTCTGGCGCGAAGGCAGGCTCGACGACCGGCTCGTGCCCGTGGAAGTGTCCGTGCCCGCGCCCCAGGTCGAGATGATGTCCATGCCCGGCATGGAGGAGATGGGCTCCCAGTTCAAGGACATGTTTTCCAAGATGTTCCCCCAGCGCAAAAAGACCCGCAACATGCGGGTGCGCGACGCCTACGAGGTCCTTCTGCAGGAGGAGTCCGACCGGCTGGTGGACATGGACAAGGTGTCCGAGACGGCCAAGGAACGGGTGGAACAGACCGGCATCATCTTCATCGACGAAATCGACAAGATCTGCGGCAACAAGTCCGGCGGCTCGGGTCCCGACGTCTCCCGCGAGGGCGTGCAGCGGGACCTGCTCCCCGTGGTCGAGGGCTGCGTGGTCAACACCAAGCACGGCATGGTGAAAACCGACCACATCCTTTTCATCGCGGCCGGGGCCTTCCACTTCTCCAAGCCCTCCGACCTGGTGCCGGAACTGCAGGGCCGGTTTCCCCTGCGCGTGGAACTGCGGGCGCTCACGGCCGAGGACTTCTATCGCATCCTGACCGAGCCGCAAAACGCGCTGACCGTCCAGTACCGGGCCCTGCTCGGCACCGAGGGCGTGGACCTGACCTTTACCGACGAGGCCCTGCGCGAGGTGGCGGACTTCGCCCGGAAGGTCAACGAGGAGACCGAGAACATCGGGGCCAGGCGGCTCTACACCATCATGGAGAAGATCCTCTCCGACCTGTCCTTCGAGGCGTCGGACCAGTCGGGGCAGGCCGTGGTCGTGGACCCGGCCTACGTGCGCGACAAACTCAAAGACGTGGCCGAGGACCGGGACCTGTCCCGGTACATCTTATAG
- a CDS encoding PspC domain-containing protein, producing MRHYSQWRLDRLYRSRSGLFLGVCKGLARFLDVPVFWFRVFILVLTPFTGVWPMVGAYLIAGFLIKPEPVLPPDSDEERAFYDDYVASRANALGRVKRRFERLDRRIRRLEDHVTSREYDFDRRLWHP from the coding sequence ATGAGGCATTACAGCCAATGGCGTCTGGACCGGCTCTACCGGTCCCGGTCCGGCCTCTTCCTTGGCGTCTGCAAGGGGCTGGCCCGGTTCCTCGATGTTCCGGTCTTCTGGTTCCGGGTCTTCATCCTGGTCCTGACTCCCTTCACCGGGGTCTGGCCCATGGTCGGAGCCTACCTGATCGCCGGCTTCCTCATCAAACCCGAGCCCGTCCTTCCCCCGGACTCGGACGAGGAGCGGGCCTTTTACGACGACTACGTCGCCTCCCGGGCCAATGCGCTGGGCCGGGTCAAGCGCCGCTTCGAACGCCTCGACCGCCGCATCCGCCGGCTGGAGGACCACGTCACCTCCCGCGAATACGACTTCGACCGCCGGCTGTGGCACCCCTGA